A stretch of Portunus trituberculatus isolate SZX2019 chromosome 48, ASM1759143v1, whole genome shotgun sequence DNA encodes these proteins:
- the LOC123498496 gene encoding LOW QUALITY PROTEIN: palmitoyltransferase ZDHHC18-like (The sequence of the model RefSeq protein was modified relative to this genomic sequence to represent the inferred CDS: deleted 1 base in 1 codon) produces the protein MLEAGEYQRVALESPSQSPTQSSDRLLDNKCVQSSASSSSEDNLDLDVTSTAQVKMASVKRKWQIFPGRNKFCCDGRIIMAQQTGIFYFTVGLIVVTSVLFFVFDCPFLAVNLTPAIPAVGGLLFIFVMSALFHTSFTDPGIIPRATVEEAVYTEKQIEVPNSGNGPRLRPPPRTKEITVNGVTVKLKYCFTCKIFRPPRASHCSICDNCVERFDHHCPWVGNCVGRRNYRYFYLFIISLAFLCVFIFSCVIAHIVIFMKNENATFMASVQRKPASVIEGVICFFSVWSILGLAGFHTYLTTSNQTTNEDIKGSFTARRGEANFNPYGYGNFCLNCLAVLCGPVQPSLIDRRGVVTSEYLTITQGRPGDIQAASRTYGTVYTAQPTNGLVSPRAGSEGPAGTHGANGGVVVGGGVGASVVPGTVPVMGGGAIATENSISTGSLKKKSVSSQSVNGKDVVGGGSGSLGAPTPATPHQGTVVVGPTGTPPGDLSVTTGPGVGVGGSHAGVTSSQLYLLDSSYDLDLDSIDGSVSQPSHSESSQLGLIHSNAV, from the exons ATGCTGGAGGCCGGCGAGTACCAGCGCGTGGCCCTCGAGTCACCCTCACAGTCCCCCACCCAGTCCAGTGACCGCCTCCTGGACAACAAGTGCGTCCAGTCCAGCGCCAGCTCGTCCTCGGAGGACAACCTCGACCTCGATGTGACCTCCACCGCCCAG GTGAAAATGGCGAGTGTGAAACGGAAATGGCAGATCTTCCCGGGACGCAACAAATTCTGCTGTGACGGGCGGATCATCATGGCGCAGCAGACTGGCATCTTCTACTTCACCGTGGGGCTCATTGTGGTCACCAGcgtcctcttctttgtctttga ctGTCCGTTCCTGGCGGTGAACCTGACGCCAGCCATTCCTGCCGTGGGTGGCCTCCTGTTCATCTTCGTCATGTCAGCACTATTCCACACATCCTTCACTGACCCTGGCATCATCCCCCGCGCCACGGTGGAGGAGGCCGTCTACACTGAGAAGCAGATAG AAGTACCAAACTCAGGCAATGGTCCTCGTCTGCGGCCGCCGCCCCGCACCAAGGAGATCACAGTCAATGGCGTGACAGTCAAGTTA AAGTACTGCTTCACCTGCAAGATCTTCCGGCCCCCGAGAGCCTCCCACTGCTCCATCTGTGACAATTGTGTGG AGAGGTTTGACCACCACTGTCCATGGGTGGGGAACTGTGTAGGAAGAAGAAACTACCGCtacttttatctcttcatcatATCTCTTGCCTTCCTGTgtgtcttcatcttctcctgtGTCATCGCTCACATTGTGATAT TTATGAAGAATGAGAATGCGACTTTCATGGCATCAGTGCAGCGGAAGCCAGCTTCAGTGATCGAGGGCGTCATCTGCTTCTTCTCTGTGTGGTCAATACTAGGCCTTGCTGGCTTCCACACCTACCTCACAACCTCCAATCAAACCACCAATGAAGAT ATCAAAGGCTCCTTCACAGCCCGGCGAGGGGAGGCCAATTTTAACCCTTATGGTTATGGCAATTTCTGCCTCAACTGTCTGGCTGTTCTGTGTGGCCCAGTGCAGCCGAGCCTCATTG ACCGTCGGGGAGTGGTGACCTCAGAGTACCTCACCATTACCCAGGGCAGGCCAGGGGACATCCAGGCTGCCTCCAGGACCTATGGCACGGTGTATACTGCCCAGCCCACG AATGGCCTAGTTTCTCCTCGGGCTGGGTCGGAGGGTCCTGCAGGCACACATGGGGCcaatggtggtgttgttgttggtggtggtgtgggggccAGTGTGGTGCCTGGCACTGTGCCTGTCATGGGTGGCGGAGCCATTGCTACAGAGAATTCCATCTCCACGGGCTCCCTCAAAAAGAAGTCTGTCTCTTCACAGTCTGTGAATG GGAAAGACGTGGtaggtggcggcagcggcagcctGGGAGCCCCGACGCCAGCCACCCCACACCaggggacagtggtggtgggacCCACCGGGACACCCCCAGGAGACTTGTCAGTGACAACTGGGCcaggggtgggggtggggggaagCCATGCAGGGGTCACCTCCAGTCAGCTGTACCTTCTAGACAGCTCTTATGATCTTGACCTGGATTCCATAGATGGCTCTGTGTCCCAACCCTCACATTCCGAGTCCTCACAGCTGGGACTGATACACAGCAATGCAGTATAG